DNA sequence from the Halichoerus grypus chromosome 8, mHalGry1.hap1.1, whole genome shotgun sequence genome:
aaaggaaaaaagggaagagaaatgacTAACTTCCTGTATATTAGAGTTTCACTGTCCAGTACAGGGGCCACTTGCAACATGTGGCATTGAGGACTTGAAATGGGGCTAAGGCACATGccaaaatgatattattttagGTATTCTGGATTAAATGAATCATTACAATGTccccatctttttactttttaaatatgtccACTAGACAATTCTAAAAAATtgttattggggtgcctgggtggctcagtcagttaagtgtctgcctttggctcaggtcatgatcctggagtctggggatcgagccccgcatcgggctccctgctcagtggggagtctgcttctccctctccttctgctcctccccccactcatgctcgttcacgctctctctctcaaataaaatctttaaaaaaattgttatttatttattttttaagtaacctctacgcccaacgtggagCTTAAACTCACCCTGAGATGAGGAGTTACATGCTCCACTGACCgaccagccagatgcccctctaTTAGacaattttaaattacatgtgtGGCTcaccattatatttttattagaaagcaCTGACTGCAGTTTTTATGTCTAttatccaattttattttcaaatacactCTTTGTAGGTCTTATCATtttatgagagagaagagaaggagaaacattACGTGCCAGACACTACATGCTTTATGTGTATTACTTCATTTAACCAACGtaacagatgatgaaactgactGGGAAAATGAGCAGCCAAAGTAAGGTCACAAGGGGGAGTCAATGACACAGTGGGTCTAAGCCCCATGCCCTCTCCTACACTGTGGTGCCTTCCTTGAACAAAAAGAAAGGGCAGAGAACCTAATCAACACATCCCTAGCACTGACACAAAGACCTCTCATTCACCTGTTCATCCAACCCCTCCTCTCTGTAGTGCCAGCCCAAAAACCAAGTGGTTGCAGCATAACTCACCAGGGCCTCTCTTATCCCAGCCACAGATCATGGTGCCCATGGACAGCCCCATGCCTTTATACTGATACACCATGTTGGCAAGCAGCTTGGAGGCAGCTGCTACCGAGATGCGTTCCTTGTTTCGAAGCTCATAGATGCGACATTGCCGAGCCAACAGCCGCTCCCAGAAGCTGCAGTCCGCTGCGCCCCCAGCCATGGTGCCCAGCAGGTAGGGATTGATCTCTATCACCTTCTTTACTGTCTGGGAGGCTATATAGGCACCGGCTGTGGCCCGAGAGTCCGCTGCGACAATGACTCCATGTTGAAACTGTTAAGatcagaagaaaacacaaagcagGCCACATCAGACCACAGAAACATCTCCTTGACATTTCTTTTTGCATCAGTGGAAAACCAGaacctttctttctctgtcctttacACTTCACAAAATGCTTTCCACATACTGATATCAACTGAGCTTCACATCGATCCCTCGACATGGGTATGACCAGTATTAacttcaatttcattttatagatcaggaaacgGGTTCACTGAGATcgaatgacttgcccaagatcgtAAAGCTAGTTATCGCAAAGCTGGATTAGGAATCCCAGTTGTCTGGCTCCTACTACAGTGTTCCCTCCCACCATCCTTCCCCTCAAAAGACCTAGCTTTTCAGTTACCCTCGCCTAATGGGGACCCAGTTTCTAAAACCTTTAGTTAATGTTTAAACATCCTTTCCTCTGCCAATATTCATTGCTTTGAGGCCTCCCCTTTCCTGGACCGGAGCCACCTGAGTGTTGCCTAGGAATCAACCCAAGCAGCCTCGGGTTCCTTCCCCCCCTTAACCTCAGCCCCACGGTCCTATGGCTAGACCGAGAACAGAGGCCTCTCGGGACAATGAGACAGCGAAACCACCGGGGTCGGGCGGACAGGCCCGAGGCTCCCACTAGGCTCCGTGGTCGCGGCCTCCGCGGGCTCCGGTCCATCCGGAAGGCCGGGAAGGCAGGGAAGGGCGCGGGCGCGCGGGTCTCAGCCCGGCGCGGCGGTTAGGTCCGCACCTTGAAGGCCAGGGTAGTGGTTCCATGAAGCATTTCGATTCTCGGCTCCTCCGCGACACCCCAGTTGGGCGCGGCCAGGCTCAGCCCATCGCTGGGACTCCCTGGACCCAGGTCCAGCAGATCCGCACGACCCCCGAGTCCGAAAAACCCGAGCCCGTTCACCGGTAGCTGCCTCTCCAACACGCTGGCCAGCGCCATGGCTACTAAGGGCACAAGTAACCCCCTGCGAGAAGGCCTACCAGAGAGCAGCCGGGCAACGCCTCGCCGTCACAGCTTCACTTCCTATTAAAGCTATCCCAAGGAGGAGCCATTTTAACTACTGGCAACCACGCCTCCAAAAGCAAGAGCCAAACGCCAGGGACTGTTTTCACcgagggagaaaaaataaataccttagcttcctttaaattttaaaaggatgttgTCATCTTGACTTTAGTCAGGCAAGCAGTACTGAATTAAATTCACCTCCAATTCATAGGAAGCGATTGGAAACGTCCGTGTTGCGTAAGGGAAGTGAGGCCGGCCATCTTTGAGAAGGGCGTGACTAGTTGAAAATCCTTTCGGAACCTTTAGCACTAAGTCGTCCCCGCCCTGCCGGGTGTCCAAGCGATACTTTACATCTGTGCGGCGTTAGCATCCTATAAACGCGGatgaaattgccattttgtttAAGGGCACCCTGTAATACTGGGTAAAATAATGATGTACTCTGAGGCCATTTTCCTGTGAAGTTAGTTAAACCCCGGTAGTTTGTGGTAAAAATTGCAACAAAATAAAAGTGCTATACCTCTTGTTTGATAGCATTAATCGCCACACTACCCAAATTCTGTAACGTAAccaatttttaagatttgataTTCTCTTTACTCCCACCCTGTGGTGGAAATTCTAATAGGTAATGTATTGCCCAAAAGGCagaagaataaagaaggaaaCGTATGGGACTCAGTTAATCCACAAACTAGATTCTCAATTCAGCTCCGAATAACTGAGTCAATAGTCATTTACCATCTTAGAGCCTGGAGGAGGGTTGACACTCCATAAAGATGTACCAAGAGGTTCTCTAACTTAAGCTTGCTAAGACAAGCTCTTTATTAATACAGGAATGTGGTATATAtcattgtctctccctctctccacccacctTCATTTTTCAACCCTTTTGGGACCCATAACAAACAAGGAAGTGGGCAAATGTATGAAATGTTGCCTCCTGCTTTATGGTTCTATGAAGTCAGTGTCTGGCCTTCCTTGTTGGATTCCAGCAGCAATATCCATCAATATCTAAATTCCACTTTCCTCTGAGGCCCAACTcagcccctcctcttccccagaaGACTCTgcatatgttgtatttttaatgcTGAAATTTGGCAACCCTTTCCAAGCCCAACCATCAGAATGTAATGAAGCAGAAGATCTTTATCTGCGTCTCACACTTGGATGGTGTGGAAAATGCAGAGTGCCTCTGTTTATAGAGCAGGTATTATTTTGCAGTACCCCCTGCAATGCAACTCGTTGTCCTTCTGACTCTTCTCTGTGGTCCGTTCACACTGAAACTAAGAGCATTTGTACCTCTCTTAAGACACTTTCACATTTTACCTGGCTGTAAGTGAACTTGATTATGAGCTTCTAAAGACAGGTATTTCTCTACTACTCATCCCTGAGCCCACTGTATGCTTAGTAAATGCTTGCCAAGTGAATACATGAGAGAATGGCAACATGTTCTTCCAGTTGCAGAGGCTTGAAGCCCTGGCCATCTTCAACAActccccttcctttccatcaCATTCAGTAAGTTGCCAAGTCCTGTTGATTCTTCCTCTACAATGCTTCTCACATTCTTTTTGATAGCAACTGATACCAGCTTTGGCTTCTTATTTCCTTACCCCTGAATTACTGAACTATTCTCCTAACTGATATTCTGGGCCCAAATTGTACTCTCTCATTCATTTTGCACAGTCCCAGATTGATTTTCCTAAAACACCCTCTTAATCTTATCTTTTGCCCGCTTAAAAATGTTCTGTAAAATTCAGCTCCTCAgcatggcattcaaggccttcCATAATGTGTTCTCAACTTACCTTATATTAGttctctagatagatagatatgtatatcacctgtcactatctctgtctatCTGTATCTACATATAGAGAtatatgtcagacagagaaagacaaatactgtatgatctcacttatatgtggaatctaacaaaGCCAAActccatagaaacagagagtggaTTGGTAGTTACCACGGGTTGTGGagtaggggaaatggggagatggtgGTCAAATGGTACATACATACTTCTAGTTATAAGAAGAATAAattctgggaatctaatgtacagcattgtgattatagttaatgATGCTAAACCGTATtgtgtacttgaaagttgctaagagagtagattttaaatgttctcaccaccaccaccacaaaaatgGTTAATTATGTAACGTGAAAGAAGTGCTAACTAACCTTATTAtggtaaacattttgcaatatatgcatgtatcaaatcatcacactgtacaccttacACTTACACAATGTCAtgtgtcaattttatctcaataaagtgggcttgggggagaaaaaaatgataagtgTTGTAGTTGAGAGGTGAGAAAGGAGATCAACATAGcttggggtgaggtggggagaccAGGAAGGCCTTGCTAAGGAAGTGTGGATTCATTTCCCAAATACCACTTGGGTCCCATTGCTCCTCAAACCAACAGCCTCGCCTCTCTCAGACCACACCTGGGAAGGATTTTCAGAATAGATGGTACTCAAGCCAGGCTTTGAAGGATAGGATTCAAATAGAtgaaggagaggggcgcctggctggtagAGTGTggttcttgatctcggggctgtaagttcgaaccccacattgggtgtagagattatttaaaaataaaatcttaggcacctgggtggctcagtcggttgccttcagcttgggtcatgatcctgggtcctgggatggagccctgagtcgggctccctgctcagcagggagtctgcttctctctctcccactgccctactccccactcgtgctcactctctctctctctctcaaataaataaataaataatgtttaaaaaaataaaaaataaaatctttaaaaaatagatgaaaaaaatagatgaaggggaggTATGAGATGTGTTAGGAATAGTGTGAAAAGAGGTTGTGGTAGATGGATCAGGATGGGACCATAGTGGGTCTTAAATGCCAGCCTGGGGAGGAGAAGGTGGTTTGGGTTGATCTTGCAGCCCTTCAAGGTTTCTTAGTAGAGAAGACACAGGACTTGAGTGATACCTTAGGAAAACATGTCAGTGTAGAGGACAAGATtagaggggagatgggagggTGGCCAGTTAGAAGGCCATTCAACTGTCCAGATCTGACTTGAGAATGGCTTGACCTAAGGAGGTGACAATCCATCCATATATACAGCAGCTAAggcttaatctttaaaaacaggaGACATACTTATCTCTCCAGTAAGAGTCCCATGTGGTCCTGtgcaaaagaagggagaaagactGGTTGGACTTTAGTGTGACCTCCTGGTTTCTCCAGTCTTCCCATGACATATTTGCACTTGCCCTTAGTACTGACTCTATGGCCCTGCCATCATGGTGTCTGGGGGGTCCAGGCTCTTTCCCTtgtgtgtgggtctatttctttTACTAAACCCATTTCCACAGCACTCCTTTGAGCTGCAGTGTTTAGTAAAATATACTCCAGATGGTGCCAGAGTAGTTGCAGCTTGTCACTCTGCCCCAATCTACTTTGTCTTTCTGAAGGGCCAGCCGTCAGGGTCTACTAATCCCATCCCTTGCCCACCCCTAGCTGGTCTAAGATTTAGACTCAGCCTTATGGGGACAAGGTCAGTTGTTTCTCTTGTCTTGGAACTACAAACAACTCTCTTGCTATTGTGAACTACTGGGCAGAAGGGGGACCAGAAGAGGGAAGGCCATTAGACACTTTCAGCTACACCCTCAGAACTTTCCCACAGAGAAGTATACTGCCAGAGAACTGTCAGGAATGCTGTCTTCATGCAGATGGAAGTTCATATGCACCTCCAAAGCAGAGGAGAATCACGAGTTGGACATTCAGCCGACTAacctacccaggtgccccttaatttttttttttttaaagtaagctctaggggcgcctgggtggctcagtcgttaagcatctgccttcggctgaggtcatgatcccggggtcttgggatcgagccccgcgtccgactccctgctcggcgggaagcctgcttctccctctcccactccccctgcttgtgttccctctctcgctgtgtctctctgtcaaataaataaataacatctttaaaaaaaaaaaaagtaagctctatgctcaacatgggactcgaactcataaccctgaggtcaatagtcacatgctttaccaactgagccagccaggcgcccctcacaggaATCCATTCTGATGGCATTAGAGCCCTGATTTGTCTTTACCTCCTCCTAGGCTGGGAGCTCTTGCAGGGCTGGGACAGAGCCTCATTTGTCTTTGCATGCCCCATGCCCCCCACAGGAGAAACAAGAGGGGAGTCTGCTGTGCTCCTTCCACTCATGCCTCCTTTCCTTTGAAGTtaccccagcccccgccccactCCAGGTGCTTGGAGGTTGATAGACGGGAGACTCCTTGGGTGACGCTCAGGTGTGTCACGAGCAGCGTCTTCCCCGCAGTGGCGACTTCACTGAcctcctcctgtctcccctcAGCAATcctctgaggaggaggaggaggctgctcCTCAGAGCCAGTCCCAAAGCCTGACTTGGGGGTAGGCAGAAGTGAAGCCATAGATCACGTGCCCTTCCGTGCCCCTCCGTGCGGGTTCTGGCTGTAGCCCAGCTTCTCCTTAGCgtctctcttcccccacctggCTCCAGCCCACaaatccctgccgtgttccttcCAGCCATCAGTCAGCCCCAGGGATGGCTCTGCAGGATGTGTGCAAGTGGCAGGCCCCCGGCACCCAGGGACCATCGCCTCACCTGCCTCAGGCGGGTGGCTGGGCCGTGCCCCCAGGCTGGGACCCTCAAACCTTCCTGCGGATCCACGGCCCCAGGCTGGCGCATGGCACCACCACGTTGGCCTTCCGCTTCCGGCACGGAGTGATCGCCGCCGCCGACACACGGTCCTCCTGCGGCAACTATGTGCACTGTCCGGCCTCACGCAAGATCATCCCCGTGCACCAGCACCTCGTGGGCACCACCTCCGGCACGTCGGCCGACTGCGCCGCCTGGTACCGCGTGCTGCGGCGGGAGCTGCGGCTGCGGGCGCTGAGGGACGGTCAGCTGCCCAGCGTGGCCGGTGCCGCCAAACTCCTGTCGGCCATGATGTCCTGCTACCGGGGGCTGGATCTGTGCGTGGCCACCGCGCTGTGTGGCTGGGACCGCTCCGGCCCTGCCCTCTTCTATGTCTACAGTGACGGCACCCGCCTGCAAGGGAACATCTTCTCGGTGGGCTCGGGATCTCCCTATGCCTACGGCGTGCTGGACCGCGGCTACCGCTACGACATGAGCCCCCAGGAAGCCTACGCCCTGGCTCGCTGCGCCGTGGCCCACGCCACCCACCGCGATGCTTACTCCGGGGGTGCTGTAGACCTTTTCCACGTGCGGGAGAACGGATGGGAGTATGTGTCCCGCAACGATGCTTGTGCGCTATACTCGGAACTGCAGAAGCTTCCggagccagggaaggaggaggaggaggaggaggcccgcTGGGACCAGCCTGAGCCAGTCACCCTGCACAGAGACTCCAGGATGCCCGCGGGGACTGAGATGCTGTGAGAAGCGGCAGGACTTGGGGGGGCCTAGGCcaagggagtggggtgggaggatgggcacgggggaggggggaggtggtgggagcagCCTCACGGCATCTGGGTCCAGCCCACAGGGGTCCCCAGCTCTGTTTGTTCCACGTCTCCATCCCTTTGTGCCTCCCAGTGCTATTGATGGCTCTGTCCAACATGTCCCTCTGCCTGATGGATTGGTCCAGCCAACTTCCCACCCCCAAGTTCTCCGCAGCGAATCCTCCGGGGCATGCCTACTGCATGCCAGACACGGGGCTAAGTGCTAGACCCTCTTTCTCACCGCCCTCTTTGCCGCTTTTTCTCCCACGCGATCCCCCGCTCTCTTTGCCTCCCATTCCTGTGCTCATCTCAGCTTCAGAGTCTTTGTCACTATGTCACCTTGGTGAGGGGGGTAGCGGGGAGTGGAGTAAGGTGGGGCGAGTGGCCCAGAGtgcccaggctgggggggggggacagggcagCGTGGACCCTGTGGTGGTGAGGGGCTTCTCCCAGCTGCTCTCCCctcggccccctcccctgcccccgagGGACTCTAAGGACTACAATCACTACTCCTTCTGAATGCCCTTCTCGTGATAACTCTGAGGTAATaattatcctcactttacagaagaggaaacaggttCAAAGGGTTATGTGACTTGCCCGGGCGCAGAGTAAGTGGCAGAGATGAGGCTGCGACCCGGAGCCTGGCTCCGGAGCTCTGCTCCTTCAGCCCAGCTCTGTCCTCCCAGGCCCTCTTCCttgccttccttctctccccaagGCCCTGCAGGCATCTgggagtgaggtgggggaggaagtAGCTGGGCCAAATCCCTGCCTGGTGGGCAGAGGAGCCCGAGGGCCTGGAGGGtggccacccccactcccccgccAGGACCTGGAGCCATGGCCGCAGCCCACTGGGAACTCTGTCACTGCTGTGGCCAgacttctttccctctttccccttcctgcttAATTCCCTTTGCCTTCTTTCCAGCCTTTCCTTCCTGTCACTCCCTCTGGGGaatgaagagaagagggaggcgGCTGTGCCAGTGGGAACTGTCCGGCTAGCACATCCTCTCCcgcccttcctgcccctcctccagctccctggTAAGCCAAGTTCCAGGAGGGCcaccttccctgccctgcccctccccaggcaaAGTTgaaggggggtgggtggaaaGCACAGTCAACTAAGAGAGGGGACTGACCGGAAGGAAGGTTGCTGAACCTTCCTTCTCTCATCCCACTCCTGCAGAGCTTCCAGTCCCAAGATTCGcagccccctttcctccctcctggaCACCCCTCCTCTCAGCCTGCAGCCCAGCTCTGAGCCCCAAGCCTCAACACTGCACTTCCTCCAGGCTGGAGCTGGACAGACAGAGGAGACCCCCAGGCTCTGGCCTTCAGGGCATaatcagggaggagggaggaaaggcagggagTCTCAGGAAGGAAAgcagtggaggcagagggagtaaagtgggtgggggggagagtggCAGAAAGCTGCCTCTTACAAGGAGGGCTATTATTCcagtcagggtcctggaatctggTGGGTGGCCTCAGCAGCAACCCTTCACCCCCTGTCCACTCTTCAGCCTCTGGGGAGAAGGTGCGGGGCTCTGGGAATGATAAGCAGAGCTCAGGGACCCCCGGGGCCAGCCTAGTCCTGGAGGAGCACAGGAGGAAAGCTTTTGCCCAGGGTTCAAGTACGTGATGGACTCAGGCATAAGAGGGTGCATCCCCAAGTGCAGAGATATTTGTGGATCTGTGTCCTGGTGTAAGTGAGTGACCCAGTAGagatgtgtgcatgtgagtgtgctAGGTGATGCACGTGCAGTTCCTGTGTACAGAGACAGGAAAGAGACTGGAAGAGAAAGGGTTAACACCTGGATAAGGAGAGCAGCCCCTCTTAGGAGAGAAAGCCAGGCCTTGTCACTTATTTTGCAAAAATGGTCCAGAGCAGAGAGGAAGTGGGGGCAGAGCTCATTTGTTCCCCACTTCTGCGTCTTCACACCCCTGATCCTAAAGCCCCAGGAATGAGAAAATGTGGGTATGCATGcgtgggtgcgtgcagcctgGGGTTGCTACCTGAGCCCAGTCCCAGGCTCAAAAACTGCCTGCAGCTCACTCCTCTGGGAtgctctgcccccttcccctccccataaACAGGGGAAGGAGGACTGAATCCACATACAGGGCAGAATAAGAAGGGAGCCCTCCTTCTCCTGTCACCTtgccccttctctcctttctcctttcctttcacgGTCCTGCCCCTCTTCACTCCCTTTGATAGGTTCTGTCCTTCGAGATGATGAGGTATTTGAGACCAGAGATAAGCCCAGGGGTCTTGCTGACAGGCCTGTTTCCCTATGCCCTGTGTTTCCCTCCGAGTTTACTGGAGTCGGGGCGGACCTCAGGAAGCGGAAAGGGAGGCCTGGAAGGGCTGGGAGAGCAGGTAAAGGCCGCATCCCACTTCTGAGCACACCTCGCCACCTGGGAGTGGCCCATGGGTCAGCCCCTCCCTTGTCTCCACTTACGCCCGCAGGCTTGATACAGATGTTGGGGTGAGACCACAGGGGCAGAGAGCTTGCCCGTCCTGCCCTGAACTGGAAAACCCTGTCCCTCTAACCCCACGCTTGCGGTGTGGGCTCCCAGTCGTCTCCTTTGGGGGACAGCCAGCCTGCTCTTGCACAGGCCTTCCGCCAGCCAGGGCTCCGGTTCCATCCTTCACAGAGTAAAGGACAAGTCCAgtcccggggcaagggtcctgtTCTGCCACCTGGTTGCCCTAACCAAGCAGGCATGGAAGGTGTGAGAGAAGGCATCTTCCCATTGGAGTAGCTCCCCCGGATGGCCAACATCCCACACTTGGAGGGGAGGGTCACGAGGATCTGTCCTGACCCATCACCTCCTACCACTAGGAGCCCTGCCTGGAGTTAGGACCTCCCTTCTCTGCTCAGGGAGTGCACACTGAGAAATGACGGCTCT
Encoded proteins:
- the PSMB5 gene encoding proteasome subunit beta type-5 isoform X1, whose product is MALASVLERQLPVNGLGFFGLGGRADLLDLGPGSPSDGLSLAAPNWGVAEEPRIEMLHGTTTLAFKFQHGVIVAADSRATAGAYIASQTVKKVIEINPYLLGTMAGGAADCSFWERLLARQCRIYELRNKERISVAAASKLLANMVYQYKGMGLSMGTMICGWDKRGPGLYYVDSEGNRISGATFSVGSGSVYAYGVMDRGYSYDLEVEQAYDLARRAIYQATYRDAYSGGAVNLYHVREDGWIRVSSDNVADLHDKYSGSTP
- the PSMB11 gene encoding proteasome subunit beta type-11, which codes for MALQDVCKWQAPGTQGPSPHLPQAGGWAVPPGWDPQTFLRIHGPRLAHGTTTLAFRFRHGVIAAADTRSSCGNYVHCPASRKIIPVHQHLVGTTSGTSADCAAWYRVLRRELRLRALRDGQLPSVAGAAKLLSAMMSCYRGLDLCVATALCGWDRSGPALFYVYSDGTRLQGNIFSVGSGSPYAYGVLDRGYRYDMSPQEAYALARCAVAHATHRDAYSGGAVDLFHVRENGWEYVSRNDACALYSELQKLPEPGKEEEEEEARWDQPEPVTLHRDSRMPAGTEML